The DNA segment tgcaaatacaacattatttgcaaagaccaatttacaagttacaaatatgaaatttgcatttgtggatatctgaacacatttgcaaatcaatgattatttgtagatcaccctgtgtgcatttacaaatattgagacaattttaaccccatagaatgaggcctgtattttacattctcaacgttctgtaggctgtaacctgagcaacatgaaacatggaaaaaaaaccttGCTGGTAGaacagtcagtgtaataaaacaaaagttggcagtttattctagtgtctttatttgattgCGTGTTTTTtgtttcatcattaagttttaatgcaaaaatagtcctatacattagacctgtattcttattttgggcatgatccaaatatgtacttgatcggtatcggcagatcaaaatttcagtgatcggtgattggcctaaaaaaatcctgatcggtgcacctctattatttatttttatttgagttGCACCACTAGGTCTAAAGTTGCAGCTACCGGCATAATACATTTTCTTGAGAATGTCGACATGACGATGTTGAGGAGCTCCTATGATTAATTGTGATTTTTCACAGAATGATTAATTGTGTCATCCCTAGCCACTATTACTCTGAATTTCCTAGTTTTACAACTGTAGTTCTGTACTAAGCGGAATTGATGAGACGTGAAATATTtttacttaaataaataaatgtggcaacactggtcattgGGGAAAATTGAATAAATGGTATCACACAGGCTAATGTTGTGACCACAGTAAAACTAACCAAAGCATGTCTCTGACTTGGCCCATTGTACTATGGCGGAGTGGTGAATACTGTTTTCCATCATGGGGAAACAATATGCAATTGTTCTCCTGCTGTGACAAAGCTTCAGAGTGCCTGAGGTTGAAATGTACCGTAGATGCCTCGGTCTGCTACCCAGTGTTTTTTGGACCTTTAGGCTCTGCTGTTAGGTTTTTCCTTTGTGTGGAGGTCAGGACTTAGTGGGAAGCTTGTTTGCAAACTATTGGTCAGAAGTCACTTTTCTTTCAGTGATGCAATATTAATTATTGTTGCAATGTACTGACAGTCTTGAAGACAGGGGAGAATTTTTAAAAAAGGGTGTTTCATCAGAATAGAAGCTTGGGTGATTTGTTaggatgtcattcaaagccctGAAGGATTTTGGAGTTTCCGCAGAACGACTGGGCTCTATTTGTAAGCAATGGATGACACGCGTCCAAAGGTCTGTGTGCAAAGTTGTCTTTACATTTGTGTacctttctatttatttatttgcttaaagTTGCATTCACGTGTGTTTGCAAGACTGGTTCTGCTAGTGATGCTTGACCATCTTTGTTGGTGTGGTAGGGCTGTATGTACTGGGGGTTATAACTTAACACAATTTTACTGCTTTGACAACTGGTGAATGCCTGTACTGATGGCCTGTTGTAATACTTTCTAGCTCATTTAACAGTATTGACAAATGTTTGTGCGCTTAATTATGTATATGAAACTTACTGCAATCATAGGTACACTTGGGGGTATTGCCAGGCTCGCATCAAAGGAAAATGGCATTTTTCTGCTTCTTATATCCATTTTAACGCTGTTATTCTTGAGTACTTAAGATTGTCAATATATTGTTGCATTATCTACTGCTAATACTTTCGCATTCACATCAAAGCGTATGTATTATGCAGTGGTCATATTGCAAAAGATGTACAGTGTTCCAGACTGTGCCCAAATGGTGGTATTTAGTgaccatccattttttttttttttgagacagcacagagttttgttttttttattattattatttttagtaaCCACTCACGTATGAGCAACCTGCAAACTTGCCAACTTATTTTTTTCATGAGTGAGTCTGGCATTGAGGGTCTATTAGACCATATGACTCTTTTAAAATATGGACTGCTGCTTTCTGGTTCGTAGCAAAGTCCTGACCACAGCACTACTTTATTTATTAGATGTCACAAGCTCAGCCTGTCAGTGCTGAAGGCTGCTGTCCCACACACTGGCATAGAAGAAGATAGCAGTGTGCACACTGGAGCTGTGTTGGCTGTATTTAATTATTTGTTCAACTTCGTAATAATATTATTTGTAACTCCTTGCACTTTTTGcgtgaaggtcatgttgaaagtTTCTGTGAATTAGTGTttgcagcgcttcacttttccaacaTTTACAGCTTTATTCTAGAATGGATGcaaatcatttttttcttcagaatccTACAGACAGTACCCCTTAATGACAATAtaaatgtttctttttcttttttgaagatttattaaaaataaaaaagggaaaaaaaaagaaatcacatgtatataaggatTCACagcttttccatgaagctcaaaattgagctcaggtgcatcctgtttccattgatcgtCTTTGACTTTGAGGGGGAAAAAGATTttgcccattttggaataaggctgtaacatagcaaaatggggaaaaagtgaagtgctgtgaatactttctgggtgcacagtatactgcaaaacatttaaagaaagtTTGTGTTAATAAGAGTGTGTTTATACTAAATTCTGACACctttttgacactttttttttactgcaggCAAATATCTGTGTCAGACTCCAAACCTTGTTGAATATTGGTATCTGCCCTTTAAAATCCGTATCAGTCGACCTCTAGTGTGAGATCCCTCGCTCAGTCACTTTTTTCTCTTCTTGGCTTCCTCTGACAGAGGTTTTCTTTGCTTTTATGCCTGTCTGCTCTACCATAACAATCAACATATAAGGAATAAAGCCTTCGTTGGTTTGTTCTTATAGCTGCTAGCTATCCGGTGCCTCGATAGGGCGGCATGTATGTGTTGTAGTGCCATAAAGCATTTCATCTTTCTCTTGACATTTtcatttgaaggaaaccaggtctGTGTCCCTGAAGTTGCAAGGCTTAAAGGTGATCTCCAGTGAAGTCAACATTTCAAATAATTATGTACCACAACTTGTCCTTATATGTGTAAACCTGATTGTAAATGCTTGACTTGATTTTCCATATCATGCTCCATAAACTCTGACAGTATGAGTACAATAGTAACTAATAATTTCAAAACTGTGTCTGTTGATGAGGACCCAGAgttggggggcggggggtggtACCCTTTGTTGTCAGATTTGTAAACCCCGtgtttagggctgaaacgattcattgagtaactcgaataatttgattacaaaaaatgattgaggcaaattctgtgcctcgaagctccatttaacattgtagtacatatgccaggcctgtgtgttgcactgtaacgtccccagaaaaaaaaaaaaaactgaagacgactagagcatgcgcacaaGCCATGCAAGTgctaatcaatttagcacaaaagctacgtCTTTCCAACACAACacgcagagtaaaataaagcctcttAGGAGACAGATGGTTCACGcaaatcatctgaaatagcttgctgcacatttaaagcgaagcagtgtgtttgtttttaaaaaaaaaaaaaacagtttcatctgctggctgctctacgtggggagtgactattcgcGCAGTGAGCAGTTGCTGTCTCTCTATGCCAGctgtgaggggctcagcactcccctcacactgggccagtcacagctccgtccacagccacactgacaaacattctctgaaagaagatcctctttcttctgtgttttgttcagactcgcactgagtgtttcgcttttttgggaaacacacaacacttcacaaacactgtaatttaaataaaataataataataataaaaaaaaaacagtgactacgaggcttgcatgttcaacctccagctgaaatccatctgctgaatcacagagaaagggggataaaaaaaaaaatcatgcagcgACCCGGtccaccaaacaaacaaaaaaacttaaaatgattaaattttcctttttttccttcttttttttttttaggactgtATTGTATGCATTCTGTTTGTAATTACCTTCTAGCTTATTTATCATTTAAGGCTCTTAATTTCTTAACCATGTCTCTTTTAATGTCTAAACCATTGTTGCtaaatgtcttgtttttcttttgagGACCGCTTTGGAAATCTAAGTGTAATCTTGGGTTAATTCTGATATTTGTACCTTCTGCGCATATCTAATTTTTAGACGAATGAAATTAGTCAACCATTGTGGTTGGTTCaaccaccagtttttttttttttgttttttttgttgttttttttctgttcgcGTGCACAGACGCATGCTGTACTAATTATAGATCTTTCTTTTTGCTTTTAGTAACGGCAGTGGCAGCAAGATGAATGGGTCACTAGAGCAATTGGACCAACCAGATCCAGATTCCATCAAGATGTTTGTGGGACAGATCCCACGCTCCTGGTCAGAAACTGAGCTAAAAGAGCTTTTTGAACCCTTTGGAGCTGTGCACCAGATCAACATCCTCCGTGACCGCACTCAGAACCCCCCTCAGAGTAAAGGTATGTTCAGTTTAGCtttgtatatatacagtagtgttcagaataatagtagtgctatgtgactaaaaagagtaatccaggttttgagtatatttcttattgttacatctccaatgctttaaaatggacaaaaaaccagagacgcgtggaagaaaacggaaaacaaccatcaaaatggatagaagaataaccagaatggcaaaggctcacccattgatcagctccaggatgatcaaagacagtcaggagttaacctgtaagtgctgtgacagttagaagacgcctgtgtgaagctactttatttgcaagaatcccccgcaaagtccctctgttaaataaaagacgtgcagaagaggttacaatttgccaaagaacacatcaactagcctaaagagaaacagaggaatattttgtggactgatgagagtaaaattgttctttttggttccaacggcagcagacagtttgtgagacgacccccaaactctgaattcaagccacagttcacagtgaagacagtgaagcatggtggtgcgcatcatgatatgggcatgtttcgcctactatggtgttgggcctatatatcgcataccaggtatcatggatcagtttggatatatcaaaatacttgaagaggtcatgttgccttatgctgaagaggacatgcccttgaaatgggtgtttcaacaagacaatgaccccaagtacactagtaaatgagcaaaatcttggttccaaaccaacaaaattaatgcctcgcagatgtgaagaaatcatgaaaaaatttggttatacaactaaatactagtttagtgattcacaggattgctaaaaaagcagtttgaacataatagttttgagtttgtagcgtcaacagcagatgctactattattgtgaacacccccttttctacttttttttttttttt comes from the Thalassophryne amazonica chromosome 8, fThaAma1.1, whole genome shotgun sequence genome and includes:
- the LOC117515548 gene encoding CUGBP Elav-like family member 2 isoform X2, whose product is MSFKALKDFGVSAERLGSICKQWMTRVQSNGSGSKMNGSLEQLDQPDPDSIKMFVGQIPRSWSETELKELFEPFGAVHQINILRDRTQNPPQSKGCCFVTFYTRKAALDAQNALHNIKTLSGVSKHGVFCF
- the LOC117515548 gene encoding CUGBP Elav-like family member 2 isoform X3, with protein sequence MTSAYKLDFNPLTESRLMSSSDTINGSGSKMNGSLEQLDQPDPDSIKMFVGQIPRSWSETELKELFEPFGAVHQINILRDRTQNPPQSKGCCFVTFYTRKAALDAQNALHNIKTLSGVSKHGVFCF